The following proteins come from a genomic window of Methanosarcina sp. MTP4:
- a CDS encoding DUF2103 domain-containing protein yields the protein MTESVEISQEIGKNSLKSKLGGAHTTIIGGRTGKKLVRLVSQHPEIKKIIPSVISVKGTAGGKLSGKVLRADARGNLRMLLSEGRSFQELRLVTTVGTAEEGDRIMKELNEILKEAL from the coding sequence ATGACTGAAAGTGTTGAAATTTCACAAGAAATTGGAAAAAACTCCTTAAAAAGCAAACTTGGAGGAGCACACACCACCATTATCGGGGGGAGGACAGGAAAAAAGCTCGTGAGGCTTGTAAGCCAGCACCCCGAAATAAAAAAAATCATTCCCTCAGTGATTTCCGTCAAAGGGACTGCAGGCGGAAAACTCTCCGGAAAAGTGCTGCGCGCCGATGCCAGGGGAAACCTGAGGATGCTTCTTTCGGAAGGGAGAAGTTTCCAGGAACTCAGGCTCGTAACAACAGTTGGGACAGCTGAAGAAGGGGATAGGATCATGAAAGAATTAAACGAAATTTTAAAAGAGGCCCTCTGA
- a CDS encoding ACT domain-containing protein has protein sequence MEDKVIKQISLFAENKPGRLANVANKLKSTGINIRAFTIAESGDFGIIRMVVDRSDYAHTVLHDAGFTVSETNVLGIEMDDVPGSMSRIAEVFGEAEINLDYAYAFVTRQQKALLIVRVNEIERAIKLLEEQNIKLVGMKELEKI, from the coding sequence ATGGAAGACAAAGTCATAAAGCAGATTTCCCTTTTTGCGGAAAACAAACCTGGCAGACTTGCAAACGTAGCCAACAAGCTGAAAAGCACCGGAATAAATATCAGGGCCTTTACTATCGCGGAATCGGGTGACTTCGGGATTATCCGCATGGTGGTTGACAGGTCCGACTATGCCCACACCGTCCTCCACGACGCCGGGTTTACGGTTTCGGAGACTAACGTACTGGGGATCGAAATGGACGACGTTCCAGGCAGCATGTCCCGGATTGCAGAAGTTTTCGGAGAGGCAGAAATCAACCTGGACTATGCCTATGCCTTTGTCACCCGGCAACAAAAAGCCCTCCTCATCGTCAGGGTTAACGAAATAGAGCGGGCAATCAAGCTTCTGGAAGAACAAAATATCAAACTCGTCGGCATGAAAGAGCTTGAAAAAATCTGA
- a CDS encoding phenylacetate--CoA ligase family protein — MPEYWDPEIETMPVEELRKLQEEKLKTLVHYVYEHSPFYRKKFDEHGVHPDDIRTLEDVRKLPFTFKQDLRDTYPTGMFCVPNSKLVRFHASSGTTGKPTVVGYTRNDINEWAESLARAFTSIGVGKEDVIQISYGYGLFTGGLGVHYATEKVGATVLPTSSGNTERQLELMRDLGSTVIACTPSYFSYMIEAARKEGFSIRDDTGMKIGIFGAEPWSEELRVRIEKESGIKAYDIYGTSELSGPLFTECKDQCGIHIWADKFLVEILDPETGEPVPDGETGELVITTLTKEALPLIRYKVLDLTRKLSEPCKCGRTHPRITRITGRVDDMLIIRGINVFPGQVESVLMKIPEVGNHFMIIVDRAGELDVMKVQIEMHESAFSDRMSDMMALEKKIAYALKAVLNLAVQVELVEHGFLPRSEGKSKKVIDNRKL; from the coding sequence ATGCCAGAATACTGGGATCCTGAAATCGAGACAATGCCTGTAGAGGAACTTCGAAAACTGCAGGAAGAGAAGCTGAAAACCCTTGTACACTACGTGTATGAGCACTCTCCTTTTTACCGGAAGAAATTTGACGAGCACGGCGTCCACCCGGACGACATCCGGACCCTTGAAGATGTCAGGAAATTACCATTTACATTTAAGCAGGATCTCAGAGACACCTATCCCACCGGAATGTTTTGCGTCCCCAACTCAAAACTCGTCCGTTTCCACGCATCATCCGGAACCACCGGAAAACCTACTGTTGTAGGATACACCCGCAACGATATCAACGAATGGGCTGAGTCCCTTGCCAGGGCTTTCACTTCCATAGGGGTTGGAAAGGAAGACGTCATCCAGATCAGCTACGGATACGGGCTCTTTACAGGAGGACTCGGGGTCCATTACGCCACCGAGAAGGTGGGTGCCACCGTCCTTCCCACAAGTTCCGGGAACACAGAGCGCCAGCTTGAACTGATGAGAGACCTGGGCTCGACGGTTATCGCCTGTACTCCCTCTTATTTCTCATACATGATCGAAGCCGCCAGGAAAGAAGGCTTCAGCATCAGGGACGATACCGGGATGAAAATAGGGATCTTCGGAGCAGAACCATGGTCAGAAGAACTCCGGGTCCGGATAGAGAAGGAATCCGGGATAAAAGCCTACGACATCTACGGGACTTCGGAACTAAGCGGCCCCCTTTTTACCGAATGCAAGGACCAGTGCGGGATCCACATCTGGGCGGACAAGTTCCTGGTGGAAATCCTTGACCCCGAAACAGGGGAACCAGTACCCGACGGGGAGACCGGGGAACTGGTAATCACCACTCTTACAAAAGAAGCCCTTCCCCTTATCCGCTATAAGGTACTGGACCTGACCAGAAAACTTTCCGAACCCTGTAAATGCGGAAGGACGCACCCGAGGATTACCCGCATCACCGGCCGCGTGGACGACATGCTTATCATCCGCGGAATTAACGTCTTCCCGGGACAGGTTGAATCTGTCCTGATGAAAATCCCCGAAGTCGGGAACCACTTCATGATCATAGTGGACAGGGCCGGAGAACTCGATGTCATGAAAGTCCAGATCGAGATGCATGAGTCTGCTTTCAGTGACCGGATGTCGGACATGATGGCCCTGGAGAAAAAGATCGCTTACGCTCTGAAAGCGGTGCTGAATCTTGCAGTCCAGGTAGAACTTGTGGAACACGGTTTCCTCCCGCGCTCCGAGGGCAAATCGAAGAAGGTCATCGACAACCGGAAACTCTGA
- a CDS encoding bifunctional oligoribonuclease/PAP phosphatase NrnA, which translates to MQVDEAEFFNRLLDYQNILYLCHRNADPDAVSSAFALSEAVGGTVGLVDSCNRVASVLVDKLGIEVVEKPNLSDYGFVVVVDTSTKAQLNDLELSNYCVIDHHTTTALTENAEFYLHRNATSTVEIVYDILKSIGAPITRRVGIGMITGIITDTGHFKHAGMETFRTVANIIEASGVEYGEVLDIMAATPQDISMRIAILKAASRAEIYRVGDMLIATSHVSSYGGSASSMLINIGADVAFVGTAKDGSVRISARAKRDAVNAGVNLGQLMEDVSKEYNGTGGGHSGAAGIEVIADMDEVLRKCRDGTRKIFENSLGKTPGDISLEDEEEEN; encoded by the coding sequence ATGCAAGTAGACGAAGCGGAGTTTTTCAACCGGCTCCTTGACTATCAAAATATTTTATATTTGTGCCACCGGAACGCAGATCCGGATGCCGTAAGCAGTGCTTTTGCTCTTTCCGAAGCCGTAGGGGGGACCGTAGGGCTTGTAGACAGTTGCAACCGGGTAGCTTCCGTCCTGGTCGATAAGCTAGGGATAGAGGTCGTAGAAAAACCCAACCTGAGTGACTACGGCTTTGTCGTGGTAGTGGACACTTCTACAAAAGCACAGCTAAATGACCTTGAACTAAGCAATTACTGCGTAATAGACCACCATACCACCACTGCCCTTACAGAAAATGCCGAGTTTTACCTGCACCGCAATGCCACCTCCACCGTTGAGATTGTCTACGACATCTTAAAGTCCATTGGTGCCCCCATCACCCGCAGGGTGGGAATAGGGATGATCACCGGGATTATCACGGACACCGGCCATTTTAAGCACGCGGGGATGGAAACCTTCCGGACCGTAGCAAACATCATAGAAGCCAGCGGTGTGGAATACGGAGAGGTGCTGGACATAATGGCAGCCACCCCCCAGGATATTTCCATGCGTATTGCGATCCTGAAAGCCGCAAGCCGAGCAGAAATATATCGGGTGGGAGACATGCTTATTGCAACTTCCCACGTGAGCTCTTACGGGGGTTCGGCCTCGTCCATGCTAATTAACATCGGGGCTGATGTAGCCTTTGTCGGCACTGCCAAAGACGGAAGCGTAAGGATAAGCGCCCGGGCAAAGAGAGATGCCGTAAATGCAGGGGTCAATCTTGGACAGCTCATGGAAGATGTCAGTAAAGAATACAACGGTACCGGAGGCGGACATTCCGGAGCCGCGGGGATCGAAGTGATCGCAGACATGGACGAAGTACTCAGGAAATGCAGGGACGGGACCCGGAAGATATTTGAAAATTCCCTGGGAAAAACGCCCGGAGACATCTCCTTAGAGGACGAAGAGGAAGAAAATTAA
- a CDS encoding prefoldin subunit beta codes for MTAELPPQIQNQIAQLQQVQQQIQALAMQKSQIEAMQKESKMALEELEKLEDDAVVYRTVGELVIKTEKGESIAKLKDREETVSLRLQSITRQEERLTTRFKQLQEQIQQALGPRAQ; via the coding sequence ATGACAGCAGAATTACCTCCGCAAATCCAGAATCAGATTGCACAGCTCCAGCAGGTGCAGCAGCAGATCCAGGCACTTGCAATGCAGAAATCCCAGATCGAAGCTATGCAGAAAGAGTCGAAGATGGCTCTTGAGGAACTCGAAAAACTTGAAGACGACGCGGTGGTCTACCGGACAGTCGGGGAACTGGTCATAAAAACGGAAAAAGGGGAATCTATCGCCAAACTGAAAGACCGGGAAGAGACCGTCTCACTCAGGCTCCAGTCCATTACAAGGCAGGAGGAACGGCTCACAACCCGCTTCAAACAGCTCCAGGAGCAGATCCAGCAGGCATTGGGCCCCAGGGCACAATAA
- a CDS encoding M42 family metallopeptidase: MEEGKKFDEIQDLLEKYTNAHGISGSEGEVRKLLEKELEPYVDGIRTDTMGNLIATKKGKGPSVMLAAHMDEIGLMVKYIDENGFLRFVKIGGWFDQTLLNQRVRVHGKKGTIPGVMGSKPPHVMKEEDRKKPVKAEDMFIDIGAKDAEDAEMLGVEIGTPVSIDREFVPLANGKVTSKAFDNRAGVVILVEVMKRLAELNIDANVYAVGTVQEEVGLKGARTSAYGLIPDVALAVDTTIPGDHPGISKNDSHLEIGKGPVLTVADASGRGLIAHPQVLRWLREIAGENEISCQLGVGSGGTTDATAIHLTREGIPTGTVSIATRYIHSPVEVLDVADVETCVNLIVKAIENVDRYF, encoded by the coding sequence ATGGAAGAAGGCAAGAAATTTGATGAAATTCAGGATCTTCTTGAAAAGTATACAAATGCTCACGGGATTTCCGGTTCCGAGGGGGAGGTCCGGAAGCTTCTGGAAAAGGAGCTCGAGCCTTACGTTGACGGCATCCGGACCGATACTATGGGGAACCTTATAGCAACTAAAAAGGGAAAAGGACCTTCCGTAATGCTGGCTGCGCACATGGATGAAATCGGGCTCATGGTCAAGTATATTGACGAGAACGGGTTCCTGCGTTTTGTCAAGATCGGCGGCTGGTTCGACCAGACCCTTCTGAACCAGCGTGTCCGGGTCCACGGTAAGAAGGGTACCATTCCCGGGGTCATGGGGTCCAAGCCTCCTCATGTGATGAAGGAGGAAGATAGGAAAAAGCCTGTAAAGGCTGAAGACATGTTTATCGATATAGGGGCAAAGGACGCCGAAGACGCCGAAATGCTCGGGGTTGAGATCGGGACTCCTGTCTCCATAGACCGGGAGTTCGTGCCCCTGGCAAATGGGAAAGTAACGTCCAAAGCCTTTGACAACCGGGCAGGTGTTGTGATCCTTGTAGAAGTGATGAAACGGCTTGCCGAACTTAATATCGATGCAAATGTATACGCCGTCGGCACTGTCCAGGAAGAAGTGGGGCTCAAGGGGGCCAGAACTTCGGCTTACGGGCTGATCCCGGATGTCGCCCTTGCCGTCGATACCACGATCCCCGGTGACCATCCCGGCATCAGTAAGAACGATTCCCACCTTGAAATCGGGAAAGGGCCGGTGCTTACGGTTGCCGATGCCTCGGGGAGAGGCCTTATCGCCCACCCACAGGTCCTCAGGTGGCTGAGGGAAATCGCCGGGGAAAACGAGATCTCCTGCCAGTTGGGTGTAGGGTCAGGAGGCACCACCGACGCCACTGCTATCCATCTGACTCGGGAAGGCATTCCCACGGGTACCGTCAGTATTGCCACCCGCTACATCCACTCGCCGGTGGAGGTACTGGATGTGGCTGATGTGGAAACCTGCGTAAACCTCATTGTGAAGGCTATAGAGAACGTGGACAGGTACTTCTGA
- a CDS encoding (R)-citramalate synthase — translation MLFENIRFLDTTLRDGEQTPGVALTREKKLLIARALDEMGVSVIEAGSAITSSGERESIKAVANDGLDAEICSYCRIVKADVDHALECDVDSIHLVAPVSDLHIKTKIKKDRDAVRQIAVEVTEYAKDHGLIVELSGEDSSRADLEFLKALYADGIDAGADRLCYCDTVGLLVPEKATEIFRDLSSSLKAPISIHCHNDFGFATANTVAALAGGAKQAHVTVNGLGERAGNAALEEVVMSLEWLYKYDTGINHEQIYRISRLVSRLTGIPVSPNKALVGGNAFTHEAGIHVHGLLADKATYEPMGPEQIGRKRQIVLGKHAGRSSIALALQEMGLEADETQAGEIFNRVKQMGDQGKHVTDADLQTIAENVLDIYKESLVKLEEFTIVSGNRVTPTASIKLNVKDKEIIQAAIGNGPVDAVINAIRRAARSCAEDIVLEEYHVDAISGGTNALVEVRVKLSKEGKTVTASGARTDIIMASVEAVMNGMNRLITAE, via the coding sequence ATATTATTCGAAAATATCCGCTTTCTGGACACAACGTTAAGAGATGGTGAACAAACACCTGGTGTAGCCCTTACAAGAGAGAAAAAGCTCTTGATTGCCCGGGCTCTGGACGAAATGGGGGTCTCCGTAATCGAAGCAGGCTCAGCGATCACTTCCAGCGGGGAGAGGGAATCTATCAAAGCTGTCGCAAACGACGGGCTGGATGCCGAAATCTGCAGTTACTGCAGGATTGTAAAGGCAGATGTTGATCATGCCCTGGAATGCGACGTGGACTCCATCCACCTGGTAGCTCCGGTTTCCGACCTGCACATCAAGACCAAGATCAAAAAAGATCGGGATGCTGTGCGGCAGATCGCAGTCGAGGTTACGGAGTATGCCAAGGACCACGGCTTAATCGTGGAATTAAGCGGGGAGGACTCCTCAAGGGCAGACCTGGAATTCTTAAAAGCCCTGTATGCTGACGGAATTGATGCCGGAGCTGACCGCTTATGTTACTGTGATACTGTTGGGCTTTTAGTGCCTGAGAAAGCCACCGAGATTTTCAGGGATTTATCTTCTTCCCTGAAGGCTCCGATCAGCATCCACTGCCACAACGATTTCGGCTTTGCAACGGCAAACACCGTAGCCGCCCTTGCAGGGGGTGCAAAGCAGGCCCATGTAACTGTAAACGGTTTAGGGGAAAGAGCCGGGAACGCTGCCCTGGAAGAAGTGGTCATGAGCCTGGAATGGCTCTACAAATATGATACCGGGATCAACCATGAGCAGATCTACCGGATTTCCAGGCTGGTAAGCCGTCTGACCGGGATTCCCGTAAGCCCGAACAAGGCCCTGGTGGGAGGCAATGCCTTTACCCATGAGGCCGGGATTCACGTGCACGGGCTTCTTGCTGACAAGGCTACCTACGAGCCCATGGGCCCCGAACAAATCGGAAGGAAACGGCAGATCGTACTCGGAAAACATGCCGGTCGGAGTTCCATTGCCCTGGCCTTACAGGAAATGGGACTTGAAGCCGACGAGACCCAGGCCGGGGAAATCTTCAACAGGGTCAAGCAGATGGGCGACCAGGGTAAGCACGTAACCGATGCTGACCTGCAAACAATTGCAGAGAACGTGCTTGATATTTACAAGGAATCCCTGGTAAAGTTGGAAGAGTTTACCATAGTATCCGGAAACCGTGTGACTCCTACTGCTTCCATTAAACTCAACGTAAAGGATAAGGAGATCATACAGGCCGCGATCGGGAACGGGCCTGTGGACGCAGTTATCAATGCCATTAGGCGGGCGGCACGCTCCTGTGCGGAGGACATTGTCCTTGAAGAGTACCACGTAGATGCCATCAGCGGCGGAACCAATGCCCTTGTAGAAGTAAGGGTAAAGCTTTCCAAGGAAGGAAAGACGGTCACCGCTAGCGGAGCTCGGACGGATATCATCATGGCTTCAGTAGAGGCTGTGATGAATGGAATGAACCGCCTGATCACGGCAGAGTGA
- a CDS encoding acetolactate synthase large subunit, producing the protein MTTGSTEKINGARAIIKCLELEGVDTIFGYPGGQVIPFYDELYDSDLRHILVRHEQAAAHAADGYARATGKTGVCVSTSGPGATNLVTGIATAYMDSVPMVALTGQVPSSMIGNDAFQEADIRGITQPITKHNYLVQDANELPRVMKEAFHIASTGRPGPVLVDLPKDIQISEIDFSYPEKVELRGYKPTYKGNLQQVKRAAEEIAKASRPIIYAGGGVITSNAAAELVRFAETIMAPVTTTLTGIGAIPTEHPLNLGMLGMHGTKYANYAIQESDLLIAVGARFDDRVTGKLEAFAPNARVIHIDIDPAEISKNVPVNIPIVGDAKHILKALTKYVKCCNSELWLAKIIEWKTEFPLSYRKESDVIKPQFVVEQISEVCKDAIVVTEVGQHQMWAAQYFKFSEPRTFLTSGGLGTMGYGYPAAIGAKVGRPDKVVVDISGDGSFQMNSQELATAVQNDIPVIAVILNNGYLGMVRQWQELFFDRRYSCTDIAGSVDFVKLAEAYGALGIRAEKPSEVRPAIEEAVKSGRPAVVDVIIECEANVSPMVPAGAAINEILDLED; encoded by the coding sequence ATGACAACCGGGTCAACAGAAAAAATTAATGGCGCCAGGGCTATTATAAAGTGCCTTGAATTGGAAGGCGTTGACACTATCTTCGGGTACCCCGGAGGGCAGGTCATACCTTTCTACGATGAACTCTATGATTCAGATCTGCGCCACATACTCGTACGCCACGAACAGGCAGCAGCCCATGCTGCAGACGGATATGCCCGCGCAACGGGAAAGACCGGGGTCTGTGTTTCCACCTCAGGTCCCGGAGCAACCAACCTGGTAACAGGCATTGCTACCGCATACATGGACTCAGTGCCCATGGTAGCCTTAACCGGTCAGGTCCCCAGTTCCATGATCGGAAATGACGCCTTTCAGGAAGCTGACATCAGGGGAATTACCCAGCCTATTACCAAGCACAACTACCTTGTACAGGACGCGAACGAGCTTCCCAGAGTCATGAAAGAAGCCTTTCACATCGCTTCCACCGGAAGGCCCGGCCCGGTATTAGTAGACCTTCCAAAAGACATCCAGATCTCCGAAATTGACTTCTCCTACCCCGAGAAAGTGGAACTCAGGGGGTACAAACCCACCTACAAAGGCAACCTCCAGCAGGTGAAAAGGGCTGCCGAGGAAATTGCAAAAGCCTCCCGTCCTATCATTTACGCCGGGGGCGGAGTGATCACTTCGAATGCAGCCGCAGAACTGGTGAGATTTGCCGAAACAATCATGGCTCCCGTGACCACGACCCTTACGGGGATCGGGGCCATTCCGACCGAGCACCCCCTGAACCTGGGGATGCTGGGGATGCACGGGACCAAATATGCAAACTATGCAATCCAGGAATCCGACCTGTTAATTGCGGTCGGTGCAAGGTTTGACGACCGGGTGACCGGAAAGCTGGAAGCCTTTGCCCCGAATGCCAGGGTCATTCACATTGACATCGACCCCGCGGAGATATCCAAGAACGTGCCCGTCAACATCCCGATTGTGGGGGATGCAAAACATATCCTCAAGGCCCTTACCAAATACGTCAAATGCTGCAACTCCGAATTATGGCTTGCAAAGATTATCGAATGGAAAACGGAATTTCCACTCAGCTACAGGAAGGAATCGGACGTTATCAAGCCTCAGTTCGTCGTGGAACAGATTTCGGAAGTCTGTAAGGACGCGATCGTTGTCACCGAAGTCGGGCAGCACCAGATGTGGGCAGCTCAGTACTTCAAGTTCAGTGAGCCCAGGACTTTCCTTACATCAGGAGGCCTGGGGACCATGGGCTACGGCTACCCGGCAGCCATCGGAGCTAAGGTCGGGAGGCCTGACAAGGTGGTCGTCGATATTTCAGGAGACGGCTCTTTCCAGATGAACTCCCAGGAACTTGCCACAGCAGTGCAAAACGACATCCCGGTCATTGCCGTGATCCTGAACAACGGCTACCTGGGAATGGTCCGGCAGTGGCAGGAACTCTTCTTTGACCGGAGATATTCCTGCACCGACATCGCCGGCAGCGTTGACTTCGTGAAACTTGCCGAAGCATACGGGGCTCTCGGGATCAGGGCTGAAAAGCCGTCCGAAGTCAGGCCGGCAATCGAGGAAGCTGTCAAATCCGGCAGGCCTGCAGTTGTTGACGTGATAATCGAGTGCGAGGCAAATGTTTCACCTATGGTCCCGGCAGGGGCTGCAATTAATGAAATCCTTGACCTGGAGGACTGA
- the ilvN gene encoding acetolactate synthase small subunit codes for MKHTLAVLVENRSGVLSRVSGLFSRRGYNIDSLAVGVTEDPDVSRMTIVVHGDDSVLEQVKKQLNKLVEVIKVSDLASEDTVGRELALFKVAADENSRAEIMQITDIFRARIVDVSPKSVVVEVTGDEDKILAIENLLQKFGIKEMVRTGKIAISRGSKKV; via the coding sequence ATGAAACACACACTTGCGGTTCTGGTTGAGAACAGGTCAGGGGTCCTATCCAGGGTGTCAGGGCTCTTTTCGAGGCGTGGGTACAACATCGATAGCCTGGCTGTCGGTGTCACGGAAGACCCGGACGTTTCCCGGATGACCATCGTTGTCCACGGGGACGACAGCGTACTCGAACAGGTCAAGAAGCAGCTGAACAAGCTGGTAGAAGTTATCAAGGTTTCGGACCTTGCAAGCGAAGACACCGTGGGACGGGAACTGGCTCTTTTCAAGGTTGCAGCCGATGAGAACTCCAGGGCGGAAATCATGCAGATCACCGATATCTTCAGGGCTCGTATAGTGGACGTGAGCCCGAAATCCGTTGTTGTTGAAGTTACGGGGGATGAAGATAAGATCCTGGCAATCGAAAACCTGCTCCAGAAGTTCGGGATTAAGGAGATGGTCCGGACCGGAAAGATCGCCATATCCCGCGGTTCAAAGAAGGTTTAA
- the ilvC gene encoding ketol-acid reductoisomerase — protein MANIIYDDDTTFDALKDKTIAIMGYGSQGHAHALNLHESGLNVVVGLRENSSSRAKAEADGLKVMTVEEAAKAADVIMILLPDEKQSGVYYSEIEPNLEAGNALAFAHGFNIHYSQIVPPKDVDVFMAAPKGPGHIVRRTYTEGIGVPGLIAVYQDASGNARDIALAYAKGIGATRAGVYETTFREETETDLFGEQVDLCGGVSSLIKTAFEVLVEAGYQPEMAYFETCHEVKLIVDLIYEGGLERMWHSVSNTAEYGGMTVGPQVINAESREAMYLALERIQNGEFAKEFILEGMTNHPVLKAMERQDQEHPLEIVGKEIRANIPWLNKKIDDD, from the coding sequence ATGGCAAATATAATTTATGACGATGACACCACCTTTGATGCGCTTAAGGACAAGACTATTGCAATAATGGGCTACGGCAGCCAGGGACACGCCCATGCCCTCAACCTCCACGAGTCCGGGCTCAATGTGGTCGTAGGGCTCAGGGAAAACAGTTCCAGCCGCGCAAAAGCCGAAGCTGACGGCCTTAAGGTCATGACCGTGGAAGAAGCCGCAAAAGCCGCAGACGTTATCATGATCCTCCTGCCCGATGAGAAGCAGTCCGGGGTCTACTACTCGGAAATCGAGCCCAACCTCGAAGCCGGAAACGCTCTCGCTTTTGCCCACGGCTTTAACATCCACTACAGCCAGATCGTGCCCCCTAAGGACGTGGACGTCTTTATGGCAGCTCCCAAGGGTCCCGGACACATTGTCAGGAGAACCTACACCGAAGGCATCGGAGTCCCCGGCCTTATCGCCGTCTACCAGGACGCAAGCGGAAATGCAAGGGACATTGCCCTGGCCTACGCCAAGGGAATCGGGGCTACCCGGGCAGGCGTCTACGAGACAACCTTCAGGGAAGAAACCGAGACCGACCTCTTCGGGGAACAGGTGGACCTCTGCGGAGGAGTCTCATCCCTTATCAAGACAGCTTTTGAAGTCCTGGTGGAAGCCGGGTACCAGCCCGAGATGGCCTACTTCGAGACCTGCCACGAAGTTAAGCTCATCGTTGACCTTATCTATGAAGGTGGCCTCGAGAGGATGTGGCACTCTGTCTCCAACACCGCAGAATACGGCGGCATGACTGTTGGTCCCCAGGTCATCAATGCCGAGTCCCGGGAAGCCATGTACCTGGCCCTTGAGAGGATCCAGAACGGAGAATTCGCCAAGGAATTTATCCTTGAAGGCATGACCAACCACCCCGTGCTCAAAGCCATGGAACGCCAGGACCAGGAGCACCCGCTCGAAATCGTCGGCAAGGAAATCAGGGCAAACATCCCCTGGCTCAACAAGAAGATCGACGACGACTGA
- a CDS encoding nitroreductase family protein — MPVIGDRKVIDTILKRRSVREFTESPVSTEDINSILNAGRWAPSGLNNQPWRFIVIREKDTIVQVSECTHYTKVVAGAPLLIAVYLDTENSYSHTKDVQAVGAAIQNMLLAVCELGMGAVWLGEILKQSEKVNSVLECPASFELMAVLAIGEPAPKDRTSPRKELNELVFEEKYGKVWEG, encoded by the coding sequence ATGCCAGTAATAGGAGATCGCAAGGTAATTGACACCATTCTTAAGAGGCGGAGCGTCCGGGAGTTTACGGAAAGCCCTGTCAGCACGGAAGATATCAACAGCATCCTCAACGCCGGGCGCTGGGCTCCTTCCGGCTTGAACAACCAGCCCTGGCGTTTTATCGTAATCCGGGAAAAAGACACTATCGTGCAGGTCTCGGAATGCACGCACTATACGAAAGTAGTTGCAGGCGCACCGCTCCTTATTGCTGTCTACCTGGACACGGAAAATTCCTATTCCCACACGAAAGACGTCCAGGCAGTCGGTGCCGCCATCCAGAACATGCTCCTTGCCGTCTGCGAACTGGGCATGGGAGCCGTGTGGCTGGGAGAAATCCTGAAGCAGAGTGAGAAGGTCAACTCGGTTCTGGAATGCCCGGCAAGCTTTGAGCTCATGGCAGTGCTCGCAATCGGGGAACCGGCCCCAAAGGATAGGACTTCCCCGAGGAAAGAGCTGAATGAGCTTGTTTTTGAGGAAAAGTACGGGAAGGTCTGGGAAGGTTAA